The proteins below come from a single Candidatus Chlamydia sanziniae genomic window:
- a CDS encoding alpha/beta hydrolase — MLTLTLLGNVTTFGILHTPLNEQVSHPLVIILHGLVSDKIGTQRTHVHLAEALAEVGCAALRIDLPGHGDSEGQPDDFSLEDYKTSICEIVNYAYKQPYTDKTNLAIFGSSLGATLTLLSIGLMPKIKALALWAPTILGTLWVQDAQNQSIISSSTSNSDNIHYAGIPLSKAFCSQFLEIDISKQVVDIPESLPILHMHGENDTLVSLNHQKLFAQAFKNKNNRLRLLSYPNVDHVLPLNSSSVLSDLITWLISELST, encoded by the coding sequence ATGCTTACTCTTACCCTACTCGGGAACGTCACGACATTTGGAATTTTGCATACACCTCTAAATGAGCAAGTTTCCCATCCCCTTGTTATTATTCTACATGGTCTAGTCTCTGACAAAATAGGAACACAACGTACGCATGTTCACTTGGCTGAAGCACTCGCAGAAGTAGGCTGCGCAGCCCTGCGGATCGATTTACCAGGCCACGGAGACAGCGAAGGACAGCCCGATGACTTTTCTCTTGAAGACTATAAAACCAGCATCTGTGAAATCGTTAACTATGCATATAAGCAGCCATACACTGACAAAACAAATCTTGCCATTTTTGGTTCCTCGCTAGGAGCCACGTTAACTCTCTTAAGTATTGGCTTAATGCCTAAGATTAAAGCTTTAGCTCTTTGGGCACCCACAATTCTAGGAACCCTTTGGGTGCAAGATGCTCAAAACCAATCGATCATAAGCTCCTCTACTTCCAATAGTGACAACATTCACTACGCAGGCATTCCACTTAGCAAAGCCTTCTGCTCACAATTCTTGGAAATAGATATCTCTAAGCAAGTGGTAGATATTCCTGAGTCCCTCCCTATTCTCCATATGCATGGAGAAAACGATACTTTGGTTTCCTTAAATCATCAAAAACTTTTTGCCCAAGCTTTTAAAAATAAAAATAACCGTCTTCGTCTACTCAGTTACCCTAATGTTGACCATGTGCTTCCTCTGAACAGTTCCTCCGTTCTTTCTGATCTTATCACATGGTTAATCAGTGAACTTTCAACTTGA
- a CDS encoding diphosphate--fructose-6-phosphate 1-phosphotransferase, whose protein sequence is MELLSLNKSYFETQRLRYRPETLAFLETIRSQHIQELPEQTSASEQLRQQIPYLCNIPEVCIYKGEEIPSKPLKIGVLLSGSQAPGGHNVVIGLFDALHVFNPNTRLFGFIKGPLGLTQGLYKDLDISVVYDYYNVGGFDMLSSSREKIKTEEQKKTILGVVKKLKLDGLLIIGGNNSNTDTAMLAEYFLAHNCSTPVIGVPKTIDGDLKNSWIETSLGFHTSCRIYSEMIGNLAKDALSTKKYHHFIRLMGRQASYTTLECALQTFPNLTLISEHIATRKISLQKLSEQIAKGLVGRYRKGKNYSTVLIPEGLIEHILDTQKLINELNLLLLDSAATPEHIVEKLSPEALKTFNSLPSDIAYQLLIARDSYGNVRVSKIATEELLAILVKKEIQKIEPRMVFQPVTHFFGYEARAAFPSNFDANYGIALGILSALFLVRNKTGYMITISNLATSYHQWEGGATPLYKMMHIENRCGAQTTVIKTDSVNPYAPAVQYLIQQSNSCLLEDLYRFPGPLQYFGKKELVDQRPLTLLWESQ, encoded by the coding sequence GTGGAACTCCTTTCTTTAAATAAAAGTTATTTTGAAACTCAACGTCTACGCTATCGTCCTGAAACCTTGGCATTTTTAGAAACAATACGTTCTCAGCATATTCAAGAGTTGCCGGAGCAGACTTCAGCTTCAGAGCAGCTTCGCCAACAAATTCCTTATCTCTGTAACATCCCTGAAGTTTGCATTTATAAAGGTGAAGAGATTCCTTCAAAACCATTAAAAATTGGAGTGTTGCTTTCTGGAAGCCAAGCACCTGGAGGGCATAATGTTGTCATAGGGCTTTTCGATGCATTACACGTTTTCAATCCAAATACACGTCTTTTTGGATTTATTAAAGGTCCTTTAGGATTAACTCAGGGATTATATAAAGATTTAGATATCTCGGTAGTTTATGACTATTACAATGTGGGAGGGTTTGACATGCTTTCCTCCAGCCGAGAAAAAATCAAAACTGAAGAGCAAAAAAAAACAATTCTAGGTGTAGTAAAAAAACTCAAACTCGACGGTTTACTCATCATTGGCGGCAATAATTCCAATACAGATACAGCAATGCTTGCAGAGTACTTTCTTGCCCATAATTGCTCAACGCCTGTCATTGGCGTTCCTAAAACTATAGACGGTGATCTCAAAAATTCTTGGATTGAAACTTCACTTGGGTTTCATACTTCATGTCGCATCTATTCAGAAATGATCGGTAATCTAGCCAAGGATGCTCTATCAACAAAAAAGTACCACCACTTCATCCGTCTTATGGGTCGGCAAGCCTCATATACCACGCTAGAATGTGCCTTGCAAACCTTCCCCAATCTTACCCTCATCAGTGAACACATTGCAACAAGGAAAATCTCCCTACAAAAACTTAGTGAACAGATTGCTAAGGGACTAGTTGGTCGTTATCGTAAAGGAAAAAACTACAGTACCGTGCTTATTCCTGAAGGACTTATTGAACATATTCTAGACACTCAAAAACTCATAAATGAACTAAATCTTTTGTTATTGGATAGTGCTGCCACTCCAGAGCATATTGTGGAAAAACTTTCTCCAGAAGCTTTAAAAACCTTCAATTCTCTACCCTCTGATATCGCCTACCAACTTCTTATCGCTCGGGATTCTTATGGCAATGTTAGAGTCTCAAAAATTGCCACTGAAGAACTTCTAGCTATATTAGTAAAAAAGGAAATACAAAAAATCGAACCAAGAATGGTCTTTCAACCCGTAACTCACTTCTTCGGCTATGAAGCCCGAGCAGCATTTCCTTCTAACTTCGACGCTAATTATGGTATTGCTCTAGGCATTCTTTCTGCTTTATTCCTTGTTCGTAACAAAACAGGATACATGATCACCATCAGCAACCTTGCAACATCTTATCACCAATGGGAGGGGGGAGCAACTCCACTATACAAAATGATGCATATTGAAAATCGTTGTGGAGCTCAAACTACTGTTATCAAGACTGACTCCGTAAATCCTTATGCTCCGGCTGTTCAATATTTAATACAACAAAGCAACTCTTGTCTTTTAGAAGATCTCTATCGCTTTCCCGGTCCTTTACAATACTTTGGAAAAAAAGAACTCG